A genomic region of Anaerolineales bacterium contains the following coding sequences:
- a CDS encoding CopD family protein has product MSIPPWALLLSFWLHMLATVAWLGGLAALALFVLPSMRRTLKPKQFATWADALNRRLDPLGWFSLGLLTFTGLLQMDGNANYEGFLTLSNPWAVAICLKHIAFFGMLAVSGYLTWSVTPALSRAALQRAQGRSDRQEAALLRRFQRLIALNLALGALVLVFTAMARIA; this is encoded by the coding sequence ATGAGCATCCCTCCCTGGGCATTGCTACTCTCTTTTTGGCTGCACATGCTGGCCACGGTGGCCTGGCTGGGCGGCCTGGCGGCGCTGGCGCTGTTCGTGCTGCCCAGCATGCGCCGCACCCTCAAACCGAAACAATTTGCCACCTGGGCAGATGCGCTCAATCGCCGCCTTGACCCGTTGGGCTGGTTTAGCCTGGGTTTGCTTACCTTCACTGGCCTGCTGCAGATGGATGGCAACGCCAACTATGAAGGCTTCCTCACGCTATCCAATCCGTGGGCCGTGGCGATTTGCCTTAAGCACATTGCCTTCTTTGGCATGCTGGCGGTATCCGGCTACCTGACCTGGAGCGTCACCCCGGCGTTGAGCCGGGCGGCTTTGCAGCGCGCCCAGGGGCGCAGCGACCGCCAGGAGGCGGCGCTGCTGCGCCGCTTCCAGCGTCTGATCGCGCTCAACCTGGCGCTCGGCGCGCTGGTGTTGGTATTCACCGCCATGGCGCGCATCGCCTAG
- a CDS encoding sigma-70 family RNA polymerase sigma factor: protein MTTTDLHIRSNQDWLQDLRASSPEAIEALRSVLLRGLRAALAGRVSGDLEAISEDFVQDALLKVLASLDSFRGESRFLTWAQKIAIHVALSDLRRKRWRDVSLQAYTETPEGEEYTPRLLSDPAASPERQAARQELLRNVERLIFEELTERQRTAMLAILQDGVPLQVVAERMDTNRNALYKLLHDARQRMKQRLEEQVGFSAQEALGLFEGG, encoded by the coding sequence GTGACCACAACTGACCTACATATCCGTAGCAATCAGGACTGGCTGCAGGACTTGCGGGCCTCTTCTCCGGAGGCGATCGAAGCCCTGCGGTCGGTCCTGTTGCGCGGTTTGCGTGCCGCCCTGGCTGGCCGCGTCAGCGGCGATCTGGAAGCCATCAGTGAGGACTTTGTGCAGGATGCGCTGCTAAAGGTGCTCGCCAGTTTGGATAGCTTCCGCGGTGAGAGCCGCTTTCTCACCTGGGCGCAAAAAATTGCCATCCATGTTGCCCTCTCGGATCTGCGCCGTAAACGCTGGCGCGATGTGTCGCTGCAGGCCTATACCGAGACGCCCGAGGGCGAAGAATACACGCCGCGGCTGCTGAGCGACCCGGCGGCTTCGCCGGAGCGCCAGGCCGCCCGCCAGGAGCTGTTGCGCAACGTAGAGCGCCTGATCTTTGAGGAGCTCACCGAACGCCAGCGCACCGCCATGCTGGCCATTCTGCAAGACGGCGTGCCGCTACAGGTGGTGGCCGAACGCATGGACACCAACCGCAACGCGCTGTACAAACTGCTGCATGATGCCCGCCAGCGCATGAAACAGCGCCTGGAAGAGCAGGTTGGCTTCTCCGCTCAGGAAGCCTTGGGCTTATTTGAAGGTGGATAA
- a CDS encoding DUF4173 domain-containing protein: protein MARLSRPAFFIPVCIALGLAFDQLFWDQRWGFSFTLFISLLLAAGLWLATQVRLHAARRSWPLALASFGFAAVSSFLTEEYTLLFTRGFALLLLLLFAADFLAGDWLNYRFSDFAVKLASLLPAGWLASAELKPAARRGKAVPRPWAAWLRGVLLALPVVFVLGALLASADSYFAEGLQQTFSFLRIERLPEYLFRLVLVGLVAILVYGAYHYAFLRSQHGAAKTGPLKPFIGFTEAGVVLASVALLLAAFVVVQFRYFFGGAENVLGSLSTATYAEYARRGFAELCLVAALVLALFVLLSSLTRRSTRQQGYFSALGVLLLALIAVVLVSAFQRLQLYEAAYGFTSMRLLPHLFMIWLGLLLLALVILELSGRQRWFAATVLLAACGFVASLPVVNLDAFTTRANIAHGLQTASSSTRQAVDYVHLAGLSPDALPALVEGYYTQRAAGNQALADQLAVAIACNAYFEDGYGQSWREWTLSRQRAAAAWQQVSAEPGFPRVSAQSDGQVLAQQAGQTFSCYAP from the coding sequence ATGGCCCGTTTGTCGCGCCCTGCGTTTTTTATTCCCGTCTGTATTGCCCTTGGTTTGGCGTTTGATCAATTGTTTTGGGATCAGCGCTGGGGGTTCTCGTTCACCCTGTTCATCAGCCTGCTGCTGGCGGCTGGCCTGTGGCTGGCGACGCAAGTGCGCCTGCACGCTGCCCGGCGCAGTTGGCCGCTGGCCCTGGCGTCGTTTGGTTTCGCCGCGGTAAGCAGCTTCCTGACGGAAGAGTACACCCTGCTGTTTACGCGCGGCTTTGCGCTGCTGTTGCTGCTGCTCTTCGCTGCCGATTTCCTGGCGGGCGATTGGCTGAACTATCGCTTTAGCGATTTCGCCGTCAAGCTGGCCAGCCTGCTGCCGGCTGGCTGGCTGGCCAGTGCTGAGCTCAAGCCGGCGGCGCGGCGTGGCAAAGCCGTGCCGCGCCCCTGGGCCGCCTGGCTGCGTGGCGTGCTGCTGGCATTGCCGGTAGTGTTTGTTTTGGGGGCCTTGCTGGCCTCGGCCGATAGCTACTTTGCCGAAGGGCTGCAGCAGACCTTCAGCTTTCTGCGCATCGAACGCCTGCCGGAGTATCTCTTCCGGCTGGTGCTGGTGGGGCTGGTGGCCATTCTGGTGTACGGCGCGTATCACTACGCCTTCCTGCGCAGCCAGCACGGCGCGGCCAAAACCGGGCCACTTAAGCCCTTCATCGGCTTCACTGAGGCAGGCGTCGTGCTGGCCAGTGTGGCCCTGTTGCTGGCTGCTTTCGTCGTTGTCCAGTTTCGCTACTTTTTCGGCGGGGCCGAGAACGTGCTCGGCAGCCTGAGTACCGCCACGTATGCTGAGTATGCACGCCGTGGCTTCGCTGAGTTGTGCCTGGTAGCCGCCTTGGTGCTGGCCTTGTTCGTGCTGCTCAGCAGCCTGACGCGGCGCAGCACCCGCCAGCAAGGCTACTTTTCTGCCCTGGGCGTGCTGCTGCTGGCGCTCATCGCGGTGGTGTTGGTATCTGCCTTTCAGCGCCTGCAGTTGTACGAAGCCGCCTATGGCTTCACCAGCATGCGCTTGCTGCCTCATCTGTTTATGATCTGGCTGGGCCTGTTGTTGCTGGCGCTGGTGATCCTGGAGCTCAGCGGGCGGCAACGCTGGTTTGCCGCCACGGTGTTGCTGGCCGCCTGCGGCTTTGTGGCCAGCTTGCCCGTGGTGAATCTGGATGCTTTCACCACGCGTGCCAACATCGCCCATGGGTTGCAGACGGCCAGCAGCTCCACGCGCCAGGCGGTGGATTATGTCCACCTGGCCGGCCTGTCGCCGGATGCACTGCCCGCTTTGGTGGAGGGCTACTACACTCAGCGTGCCGCCGGAAACCAGGCGCTGGCCGATCAGTTGGCCGTCGCCATCGCCTGTAATGCCTACTTTGAGGATGGCTATGGGCAAAGCTGGCGGGAGTGGACGCTGTCACGCCAGCGGGCTGCTGCCGCCTGGCAACAGGTCAGCGCGGAGCCTGGCTTCCCCCGCGTGTCTGCCCAGAGCGATGGCCAGGTATTGGCCCAGCAGGCCGGCCAAACCTTTTCCTGCTATGCGCCTTAA
- a CDS encoding response regulator, which translates to MNKPRLAWLVDDDAEMAAAIALMLKLLDFQTRSFLDAPSAAQALLAQQPCDLILLDLNMPQVSGQDFLEFMRQRAEFATVPVLILSSEFNERTMQALLQAGANGYITKPVSLAELSAAIQKVFPDRATEV; encoded by the coding sequence TTGAATAAGCCGCGCCTGGCCTGGCTGGTGGATGATGACGCCGAGATGGCGGCCGCCATCGCCCTGATGCTCAAGCTGCTGGATTTTCAGACGCGCAGCTTCCTGGATGCACCCAGTGCCGCCCAGGCGCTGCTGGCGCAGCAACCCTGCGATCTGATCCTGCTGGATCTGAACATGCCTCAGGTGAGTGGGCAGGATTTCCTGGAGTTCATGCGCCAGCGGGCGGAGTTCGCCACGGTGCCGGTGCTGATCCTCAGCTCCGAGTTCAACGAGCGCACCATGCAGGCGTTGCTGCAAGCAGGCGCCAATGGCTACATCACCAAGCCCGTCTCGCTGGCCGAGCTGTCCGCTGCGATCCAGAAAGTGTTTCCTGACCGGGCTACTGAGGTATAG
- the uvrC gene encoding excinuclease ABC subunit UvrC — MFPPEHIQAQLSTLPDRTGCYLMKDESGKVIYIGKALSLRSRVRSYFHAGAQHHPRTEHMVQRVRDIEWIVVDSELEALILEMNLIKKHRPHYNIRLKDDKRYPYIKVHWADPFPKVTVTRQMVSDGSRYFGPYTSVWAVHKTLDVLRKIFPYLTCDREITGTDTRACLYYDIKLCTAPCIGKIDQANYRQMISDLCEFLNGRTEPIANRLTAEMQLASAKLQYEKAASLRDQLQAIESIVERQKVISSDYVDSDVIAMARAEREACVQVFFIRGGKLIGREFFMMENTAESPDADVMAEFIKQYYEQAASVPPEVLLPQEVEEAQVIRQWLSQRRGEGGVEIKIPRQGPKHDLIQMAAENAAETLAALQTQWRADAHRQTEALSDLQEALGLPRAPERIECYDISNTQGTAAVSSMVVFSRGVPNTKLYRRFNIKSVEGPDDFASMQEVLTRRFKRWAAAEQLAEQPGEVPGKAPDAAFANLPDLLIVDGGRGQLARAVAVLEEFNLLDRVPLISLAKQNEEVFRPGHAQGLLLPRNAPGLFLLQRIRDEAHRFAITAHRNRRGKSSLVSQLDSIPGIGPQRRRALLKAFGSLEALRQADLAQLTAVSGITSSLAASIKEHLE, encoded by the coding sequence ATGTTTCCCCCCGAACACATTCAGGCCCAGCTAAGCACACTGCCGGATCGCACGGGCTGCTATCTCATGAAAGATGAGAGCGGCAAGGTGATCTATATTGGCAAGGCGCTCAGTTTGCGCAGCCGGGTGCGCTCGTACTTCCATGCCGGCGCGCAACACCACCCGCGCACCGAGCACATGGTGCAACGCGTGCGTGACATCGAATGGATCGTGGTCGATTCAGAGCTTGAGGCGCTCATCCTTGAGATGAACCTAATCAAAAAGCACCGGCCGCACTACAACATCCGCCTCAAAGACGACAAGCGCTATCCCTATATCAAGGTGCACTGGGCGGATCCTTTCCCCAAGGTGACGGTGACGCGCCAGATGGTCAGTGACGGCTCGCGCTATTTCGGCCCGTATACCAGCGTGTGGGCGGTGCACAAAACTCTGGATGTGCTGCGCAAGATCTTCCCTTATCTCACGTGTGATCGCGAGATCACCGGCACAGATACGCGCGCCTGCCTGTACTATGACATCAAGTTGTGCACCGCCCCGTGCATCGGCAAGATCGATCAGGCCAATTACCGCCAGATGATCTCGGACCTGTGTGAGTTCCTCAACGGGCGCACCGAGCCGATCGCCAACCGCCTCACCGCCGAGATGCAACTGGCCTCGGCCAAGCTGCAATATGAAAAAGCCGCCAGCCTGCGCGACCAGTTGCAGGCGATCGAAAGCATTGTCGAACGTCAAAAGGTGATCTCCAGCGATTATGTCGATAGTGATGTGATTGCCATGGCGCGCGCCGAGCGCGAGGCTTGCGTACAGGTGTTCTTCATTCGCGGTGGCAAGCTCATCGGGCGTGAATTCTTCATGATGGAAAATACCGCCGAGAGCCCGGATGCGGACGTGATGGCTGAGTTCATCAAGCAGTATTACGAGCAGGCCGCCAGCGTGCCGCCCGAAGTCTTGCTGCCACAAGAGGTGGAGGAGGCCCAGGTGATCCGCCAGTGGCTTAGCCAGCGGCGCGGCGAAGGCGGTGTGGAGATCAAAATTCCACGCCAGGGCCCCAAGCACGATCTGATCCAGATGGCCGCCGAGAACGCCGCCGAGACCCTGGCGGCCTTGCAGACGCAGTGGAGGGCGGATGCCCACCGCCAAACCGAAGCGCTGAGCGATCTGCAGGAAGCGCTGGGCTTGCCGCGCGCCCCGGAGCGTATTGAGTGCTACGACATTTCCAACACACAGGGGACCGCGGCGGTAAGCAGCATGGTGGTGTTCTCCCGCGGCGTACCCAACACCAAGCTGTACCGGCGCTTCAACATCAAGAGCGTTGAAGGCCCGGATGATTTCGCCAGCATGCAAGAGGTGCTGACCCGGCGCTTCAAACGCTGGGCCGCCGCAGAGCAGCTGGCCGAGCAGCCGGGTGAAGTGCCCGGCAAGGCGCCCGATGCCGCCTTTGCCAACCTGCCCGACCTGCTGATCGTGGATGGCGGCCGCGGCCAATTGGCGCGGGCCGTGGCGGTGCTCGAGGAATTCAACCTGCTTGACCGCGTGCCATTGATTTCACTGGCCAAGCAAAATGAAGAGGTCTTCCGCCCGGGGCACGCCCAGGGGCTGCTTTTGCCGCGCAATGCCCCCGGCCTGTTCCTGCTGCAACGCATTCGTGATGAGGCGCACCGCTTCGCCATCACCGCCCACCGCAACCGCCGCGGCAAGAGCAGCCTGGTTTCACAGCTCGATAGCATTCCTGGCATCGGCCCGCAGCGTCGCCGCGCCCTGCTCAAAGCCTTCGGCTCGCTGGAGGCGTTGCGCCAGGCAGATCTAGCGCAGTTGACCGCGGTGAGTGGCATCACCTCCAGCCTGGCGGCCAGCATCAAGGAGCACCTTGAATAA
- a CDS encoding glycosyltransferase, producing the protein MVSGQSFMVERLARGAVGLGHAVMVISASDRKEAYQAESHGVQLVRLTSWRNPLRVGQRLTVWGAGEMKAALQEFQADIVHLHDPTNSGLAGIAAARALRIPVLLTAHAMPWLINAYLPDMPAVARTVESISWAYARGVIRRCDLVVAPSLRAAREIHEETKVDVRVVSNGADLSRFTAEPLPAEEEAALRQKFGLPAGAAVILHAGRLDSEKNVPAVVRAAAQAMRQNPQAHLLIAGDGVERQELIALCAELGIAERSHFPGFVDAKSELPKVFRMADLFVTASEMEVQSLVLLEAIASGLPVVAVDATSVSEMVEHGKSGYLVRSGDERGMTAAIIKLLNNQSASSFSARAREIAEQHTLERTFKGYDELYREVLAKRAARQRLRDTPA; encoded by the coding sequence ATGGTCAGCGGGCAATCCTTTATGGTGGAGCGCTTGGCGCGTGGCGCCGTGGGCTTGGGCCATGCGGTGATGGTGATTAGTGCGTCTGACCGCAAAGAAGCCTACCAAGCCGAAAGCCATGGGGTGCAGTTGGTGCGCCTGACCTCGTGGCGCAACCCACTACGCGTAGGCCAGCGGCTCACCGTGTGGGGCGCCGGGGAAATGAAAGCCGCCCTGCAGGAATTCCAGGCCGATATTGTCCATTTGCATGATCCCACCAATTCCGGCCTGGCCGGCATTGCCGCGGCACGCGCCCTGCGCATTCCCGTGCTGCTCACCGCCCACGCCATGCCCTGGCTGATCAATGCCTATTTGCCCGATATGCCCGCGGTGGCACGCACCGTCGAATCGATCTCATGGGCCTATGCGCGTGGTGTGATCCGGCGCTGCGATCTGGTCGTAGCGCCCTCGCTGCGCGCCGCGCGGGAGATCCACGAAGAGACCAAGGTGGATGTGCGCGTAGTGAGCAACGGCGCTGACCTCAGCCGCTTCACCGCCGAGCCGCTGCCCGCGGAGGAAGAAGCCGCCTTGCGCCAGAAGTTTGGCTTGCCGGCAGGGGCGGCGGTGATCCTGCATGCTGGGCGCCTGGATAGCGAAAAGAACGTGCCCGCGGTGGTGCGCGCCGCCGCGCAGGCCATGCGCCAGAACCCGCAGGCGCACCTGCTGATCGCCGGTGACGGCGTGGAGCGCCAGGAGCTGATTGCCCTGTGTGCTGAGCTGGGCATCGCCGAGCGCAGCCACTTCCCGGGCTTCGTGGACGCCAAGAGCGAGCTGCCCAAAGTGTTCCGGATGGCTGACCTGTTCGTCACCGCCAGCGAGATGGAAGTGCAGAGCCTAGTGCTGTTGGAGGCGATTGCCAGCGGGCTGCCGGTCGTGGCGGTGGATGCCACCTCGGTATCGGAGATGGTTGAGCACGGCAAGAGCGGCTACCTGGTGCGCTCGGGCGATGAGCGCGGCATGACCGCCGCGATCATCAAATTGCTCAACAACCAGTCGGCCAGCTCGTTCAGCGCCCGCGCCCGTGAGATCGCCGAGCAGCACACCCTGGAGCGCACCTTCAAGGGCTACGATGAGCTCTACCGCGAAGTGCTGGCCAAGCGTGCCGCCCGCCAGCGTCTGCGCGACACCCCGGCCTAA
- the uvrB gene encoding excinuclease ABC subunit UvrB, with translation MAALFDLQAPFKPTGDQPEAIEKLLAGYKQGQRQQVLLGATGTGKTFSMANIIQAVQKPTLVLAHNKTLVAQLYAEFKEFFPNNAVEFFTSYYDYYQPEAYVPRSDLYIEKETDINEEIERLRLAATTSLMSRSDTIVVASVSCIYGLGNPEAYGRVVLNLESGKVYRRDNLLRHLVDIHYERKDTDLSPGAFRVRGDTLEVVPAYQDKLAYRITFFGDEVERLTEIHTVTGEIRREMQTIAIFPAKHFITDEDKLAAAIIGIEQELVERLAFLKSHDKLLEAQRLEQRTRYDLEMLRQVGYCSGIENYSRHMDQRAPGTPPWTLIDYFPADFLMIIDESHMTIPQVRGMYNGDRARKEVLVEYGFRLPSAVDNRPLTFDEFEERLGYVMYTSATPAEYELKHAQQVVEQIIRPTGLVDPQVEVRPIAGQVDDLIGEINKRIAEGERVLVTTLTKRMAEDLSEYLLELGIKVHYLHSEVDTLDRISILRDLRLGVFDVVVGINLLREGLDLPEVSLVAILDADKEGFLRSETALIQTIGRAARHVRGRVIMYADKMTDSMRYAIQETERRREKQVAYNQAHGIEPVGIIKAVRDLTDQIRVHSMAESQADYKTSADKDMSRKEMERLISELEARMRAAAKNLEFEQAALLRDQLYDVRTLLAESADLKPWEKIRIIAGRGEE, from the coding sequence ATGGCAGCCCTCTTTGACCTTCAAGCTCCCTTCAAACCCACTGGCGATCAGCCCGAAGCCATCGAGAAGTTGTTGGCCGGCTACAAGCAGGGTCAGCGTCAACAGGTGTTGCTAGGCGCCACGGGCACCGGCAAAACTTTCAGCATGGCCAACATCATCCAGGCGGTGCAAAAGCCCACCTTGGTGCTGGCGCATAACAAAACGCTGGTGGCACAACTCTACGCTGAGTTCAAAGAATTCTTTCCCAACAACGCGGTGGAGTTCTTTACCTCGTACTACGACTATTACCAGCCGGAAGCGTACGTGCCGCGCAGTGACCTCTATATAGAAAAAGAGACCGACATCAATGAGGAGATCGAGCGTCTGCGCCTGGCTGCCACCACCTCCCTGATGTCGCGCTCCGACACGATCGTGGTGGCTTCGGTGTCGTGCATCTATGGTTTGGGCAACCCGGAGGCCTACGGCCGCGTGGTGCTGAATCTGGAAAGCGGCAAGGTCTACCGCCGTGATAATTTGTTGCGCCACCTGGTGGATATTCACTACGAGCGCAAGGATACGGATCTCTCGCCCGGCGCTTTTCGCGTGCGCGGCGACACGCTGGAAGTGGTGCCAGCCTATCAGGATAAACTGGCCTACCGCATCACCTTCTTCGGTGATGAGGTGGAACGCCTTACCGAGATCCACACCGTGACCGGAGAAATTCGCCGGGAGATGCAAACCATTGCCATCTTTCCGGCCAAGCACTTCATCACCGACGAAGACAAGCTGGCCGCGGCGATCATCGGCATCGAGCAGGAGCTGGTTGAACGCCTGGCCTTCCTTAAATCGCACGACAAGCTGTTGGAGGCCCAGCGCCTGGAGCAACGCACACGCTACGACCTGGAGATGCTGCGCCAGGTGGGCTATTGCAGCGGCATCGAGAATTACTCGCGCCATATGGACCAGCGCGCCCCGGGCACGCCGCCCTGGACGCTGATCGATTACTTCCCCGCCGATTTTCTGATGATCATCGACGAGTCGCACATGACCATTCCACAAGTGCGTGGGATGTACAACGGGGACCGCGCCCGCAAAGAAGTGCTGGTGGAGTACGGCTTCCGCCTGCCCTCGGCGGTGGATAACCGCCCGCTGACCTTTGACGAATTTGAAGAGCGCCTGGGCTATGTGATGTACACCTCGGCCACCCCGGCGGAGTATGAGCTTAAGCACGCCCAGCAAGTGGTGGAGCAGATCATCCGCCCCACGGGGCTGGTGGACCCGCAGGTGGAGGTGCGCCCGATTGCCGGCCAGGTGGATGACCTGATCGGCGAGATCAATAAGCGCATTGCCGAAGGCGAACGCGTCCTGGTCACCACGCTCACCAAACGCATGGCCGAAGACCTCTCCGAGTATTTGCTCGAGCTGGGCATCAAAGTACATTACCTGCATTCCGAGGTGGATACCCTCGATCGCATCAGCATCCTGCGCGATCTGCGCCTGGGCGTGTTTGACGTCGTGGTGGGGATCAACCTGCTGCGCGAGGGCCTCGACCTGCCCGAGGTCTCGTTGGTGGCGATCCTGGATGCGGACAAAGAGGGCTTCTTGCGTTCAGAGACGGCCCTGATCCAGACCATTGGCCGGGCGGCGCGCCACGTGCGCGGCCGCGTGATCATGTATGCCGACAAAATGACCGATTCGATGCGCTACGCCATTCAGGAAACCGAGCGCCGTCGCGAGAAGCAAGTGGCTTACAACCAGGCACATGGCATCGAGCCGGTGGGCATTATCAAGGCCGTGCGCGATCTGACTGACCAGATCCGCGTGCATTCGATGGCCGAGAGCCAGGCCGACTACAAGACCAGCGCGGACAAGGACATGTCGCGCAAGGAGATGGAGCGCCTGATCAGCGAGTTGGAGGCGCGCATGCGCGCCGCGGCCAAGAACCTGGAGTTTGAGCAGGCCGCCCTGCTGCGCGACCAGCTCTACGATGTGCGCACCTTGCTGGCGGAAAGCGCCGATCTGAAGCCATGGGAGAAGATCCGCATTATTGCTGGGCGAGGGGAGGAATAA
- the secG gene encoding preprotein translocase subunit SecG — translation MESLLDIAILIVSVALVATIVLQSKQAGLGGLGGAEMTTSFSTRRGLEKTLFRVTIVLSVVFFLLAIYTVYVSG, via the coding sequence ATGGAATCTCTTCTCGATATTGCAATTTTGATTGTCTCCGTGGCCCTGGTTGCCACCATTGTGCTGCAGAGCAAACAGGCTGGCCTGGGCGGCTTGGGCGGGGCTGAAATGACCACCTCGTTCTCCACGCGCCGCGGCTTGGAAAAGACCCTGTTCCGCGTCACCATCGTTTTGAGCGTGGTTTTCTTCCTGCTGGCCATTTACACGGTCTACGTTTCGGGCTAA